One region of Niallia sp. Man26 genomic DNA includes:
- a CDS encoding SWIM zinc finger family protein gives MLHEQYLEHLNQCAKNFQEALDSSDPLTQKVVEKGLLLYRQNYVSQVKIDHETVTGVIQDVNSAKAVLHIDDISMSSCTCFAEGYCRHQLALFFSVLGAAGKVSAWLSEWRQPPQKAAVDLSSLPLMRASDLLKKPGNKEPDYEEWVDFFTETFQSVIGESSRKPSAISEMYYIYMRKLKNSSPQQNEWKYLYLLVGHVITFKLFLSMSKENNHADGVINRYYRHIFQDLLQGVQEYLNRLSNFTFPFAFDLFLEKLKDDSGEILHLHKTIEFESIQIYRILWTNLFTKKQWRLDELKKLTSIESPVFTEKVAATHLQVLLREDEKAVHSIQELQVEIMPYMLYWLDILNSKRDWNRLELYLTPFIQSLKAYIQQENDFEFCHEFTSMSIRAATPFCHAKNRMDILERLFNQTLPYSYRKYEDFLYEQKQFDKWIDLYTYMGLGIDMLTKEQIKTLQEYDQALLLSLYHRSVQEHIDQKSRDHYRIAVRQMKKLRTIYKKLKKQQQFELFLKMTLDRTKRLRAFHEECRKGKLIHAEE, from the coding sequence ATGCTGCATGAACAATATTTAGAGCATTTAAACCAATGTGCTAAGAACTTTCAAGAAGCTCTCGATTCTAGTGATCCCCTTACGCAGAAAGTTGTCGAAAAAGGGCTGCTTCTATATCGGCAAAATTATGTCTCACAAGTGAAGATTGATCACGAAACAGTGACTGGGGTTATACAAGATGTAAATTCTGCAAAGGCTGTGCTTCATATTGATGATATCTCTATGAGCAGTTGCACTTGCTTTGCTGAAGGATACTGCAGGCATCAGCTTGCCTTGTTTTTCTCTGTGCTCGGAGCTGCAGGCAAAGTATCAGCTTGGCTTTCAGAGTGGAGACAGCCGCCTCAAAAAGCTGCTGTTGATTTAAGCAGCCTTCCGCTTATGCGTGCAAGCGATCTGTTGAAAAAACCGGGAAACAAAGAACCGGATTATGAAGAATGGGTCGACTTCTTCACTGAAACCTTTCAGTCTGTTATTGGAGAAAGCAGCAGGAAGCCTAGTGCTATATCTGAAATGTACTATATATATATGCGCAAATTAAAAAATTCCTCTCCTCAGCAAAATGAGTGGAAGTATTTATACCTTTTAGTTGGGCATGTAATCACCTTTAAGCTGTTTCTTTCCATGAGCAAAGAAAATAATCACGCGGATGGAGTAATCAACCGTTATTACCGCCATATATTTCAGGATTTGCTCCAAGGAGTGCAGGAGTATTTAAACAGGCTGTCCAATTTCACCTTTCCCTTCGCCTTTGATCTTTTTTTGGAAAAGCTAAAAGATGACAGCGGGGAAATATTGCATCTCCATAAGACGATTGAATTTGAGAGTATTCAAATATATCGAATCCTTTGGACCAACTTGTTCACGAAAAAACAATGGAGACTTGATGAGCTGAAAAAGCTCACAAGCATAGAATCTCCAGTTTTCACAGAGAAGGTTGCTGCTACCCATTTGCAAGTCCTTCTAAGAGAAGACGAAAAGGCAGTTCACAGCATTCAGGAACTGCAGGTAGAGATCATGCCATATATGCTCTATTGGTTAGACATTCTCAACAGTAAACGAGATTGGAACAGACTAGAATTGTATTTAACGCCTTTTATCCAATCCTTAAAAGCTTATATCCAACAGGAGAATGACTTTGAATTCTGCCATGAATTCACAAGTATGAGCATCAGGGCAGCTACTCCGTTTTGTCATGCTAAAAACAGGATGGATATTTTAGAACGGCTGTTTAATCAAACTTTGCCATACAGCTACAGGAAATACGAAGACTTCTTGTATGAACAGAAGCAGTTTGATAAATGGATTGATTTATATACCTATATGGGACTCGGAATCGATATGCTGACAAAAGAGCAAATTAAGACACTGCAGGAATACGATCAAGCATTGCTCTTATCGCTGTATCACCGCTCTGTCCAGGAACATATTGATCAAAAAAGCAGAGACCATTACCGCATTGCTGTCCGCCAAATGAAAAAGCTGCGGACTATCTATAAAAAATTAAAAAAACAGCAGCAATTTGAGCTGTTCTTAAAGATGACGCTTGATCGGACGAAACGTTTAAGAGCCTTTCATGAAGAATGCAGAAAGGGTAAATTGATACATGCTGAAGAATAA
- a CDS encoding DEAD/DEAH box helicase: MLKNNYLKINVHYYQDKGFFLTGEADHDYLYPSYWKNLLFQHHEESFYGTFLNAETVAGTEGIALTPWQLVTLFANERFNRFMEWDWNDTAQVCLSAAPSLYESIQNKEWIPDFRNWEKDTFQWALPKRVTEEFNDYFWEETLDEELEGTSNLSFIKKWFHDSLDEYLNEHEESKRVFGEKIHALRNANISSASLAAYFTEETWQEWMGLKSTPYPFTLGIKLVEPADLTETWNIDIFLKAKSNPDNVIDLEEQGIPTKWLEYEGYIEEEQARWISLFPWLAGKKGLTNQLTEEEAWLFLTDASETLLALGVDILLPSWWQAMKSASMKVKAKVATTSHRPSFVGLQAMLDYNWRFSMNGVTLSEDEFKQMVEEKRRLVFIRGRWIKLDPSFIKQIQDLMKKAEQEGLHVRDLIEQELNQQDDLSADELDNPKAFAKIQIELNRQWRTMIHQLKEVKNLPLEQVPSKFLGDLRNYQVLGMSWLLFLRKYGFGAVLADDMGLGKTVQLISYLLKVKETDREDHAPALIICPTSVLGNWQKEIERFAPSLKTYLHYGSNRLKDEEFLEELQNYDVVLTSYGLSHIDFDQFEKVTWSSISIDEAQNIKNAQTKQSRAVRKLKGRHYIALSGTPMENRLNELWSIFDFTNHGYLGSIGQFQKRFVIPIEKDNKKERIERLQSLIRPFLLRRTKKDEEVALNLPDKLEQKEYCGLTPEQAALYEQLVTDTFVRIEQLTGFERKGLVLQMLSRLKQLCNHPALYLKEENPAQLIDRSTKMEKLAELVDAILEQGESCLIFTQYIEMGHMIQEMIKKKYKVDVPFLNGSVPKNTRDTLIQQFQNNEFPVFLLSLKAGGTGLNLTAANHVIHYDRWWNPAVENQATDRAYRIGQTKFVHVHKMICTGTLEEKIDAMLEKKQSLNDQIIQNENWLTELSTDDLKDLVSLS; this comes from the coding sequence ATGCTGAAGAATAATTATTTAAAAATTAATGTTCATTATTATCAAGATAAAGGCTTTTTCTTAACTGGAGAGGCTGATCACGACTACTTATATCCAAGCTATTGGAAGAATCTTCTCTTCCAGCATCATGAAGAAAGCTTTTATGGTACATTTTTGAACGCTGAAACTGTCGCTGGCACGGAAGGAATTGCTCTCACTCCATGGCAACTGGTCACCCTGTTTGCCAATGAACGGTTCAACCGGTTTATGGAATGGGATTGGAATGACACTGCGCAGGTTTGCTTGTCAGCAGCGCCAAGCTTGTATGAGTCTATCCAAAATAAAGAGTGGATTCCAGACTTCCGCAATTGGGAAAAGGATACCTTCCAATGGGCGTTGCCTAAGCGTGTCACAGAAGAGTTCAATGACTATTTCTGGGAAGAAACATTGGACGAAGAACTGGAAGGAACAAGCAATTTATCCTTTATCAAAAAATGGTTCCATGACTCATTGGATGAGTACTTAAATGAGCATGAAGAAAGCAAACGGGTCTTTGGAGAGAAAATCCATGCGTTGCGGAATGCAAATATTTCCTCTGCCAGTCTGGCTGCCTATTTCACAGAGGAAACTTGGCAAGAATGGATGGGACTCAAAAGTACTCCATACCCTTTCACATTAGGAATAAAACTTGTGGAGCCTGCTGATTTAACGGAAACATGGAATATCGACATATTCTTGAAAGCAAAAAGCAATCCTGATAATGTCATTGATTTAGAAGAACAGGGCATCCCAACAAAGTGGCTTGAATACGAAGGTTATATTGAAGAAGAGCAGGCCAGATGGATTTCCCTGTTCCCATGGCTCGCCGGCAAAAAAGGGCTGACAAATCAGCTGACAGAAGAAGAAGCATGGCTTTTTCTTACAGATGCGAGTGAAACATTGCTTGCCCTTGGAGTTGACATTCTGCTGCCATCATGGTGGCAAGCGATGAAAAGTGCCAGCATGAAAGTGAAGGCTAAGGTTGCGACTACTAGCCACCGCCCATCTTTTGTCGGCCTGCAGGCAATGCTTGATTATAATTGGCGCTTTTCCATGAATGGTGTGACTTTGTCTGAAGATGAATTTAAGCAAATGGTAGAGGAAAAACGGAGGCTTGTCTTTATAAGAGGACGCTGGATTAAGCTCGATCCATCCTTTATTAAGCAAATTCAGGATCTCATGAAAAAAGCAGAGCAGGAAGGCTTGCATGTGAGGGATTTAATTGAACAGGAGCTAAATCAGCAGGATGACTTATCTGCTGATGAACTGGATAATCCTAAAGCTTTTGCGAAAATCCAGATTGAGCTTAACAGGCAATGGAGAACGATGATTCACCAGTTGAAGGAGGTTAAAAATCTGCCCCTTGAGCAAGTGCCAAGCAAGTTTCTCGGAGATTTGAGAAACTATCAGGTTCTCGGCATGAGCTGGCTATTGTTCTTACGCAAGTATGGATTTGGCGCGGTTCTCGCAGATGATATGGGACTCGGCAAAACAGTTCAGCTTATTTCCTACTTGCTGAAAGTGAAGGAGACGGACAGGGAGGATCATGCTCCAGCATTGATTATTTGTCCTACATCTGTGTTAGGGAACTGGCAAAAGGAAATAGAACGGTTCGCACCGTCACTCAAAACCTATTTGCATTATGGATCAAACCGTTTGAAGGATGAGGAATTCCTTGAAGAGCTGCAGAATTATGATGTTGTTCTAACTTCATATGGTCTATCTCATATTGATTTTGATCAGTTTGAAAAGGTGACATGGAGCTCCATCTCGATTGATGAGGCACAGAACATAAAGAATGCGCAGACGAAGCAATCTCGTGCTGTCCGTAAATTAAAAGGCCGACATTATATCGCCCTTTCCGGCACACCAATGGAAAACAGACTCAATGAATTATGGTCGATATTTGATTTCACGAATCATGGGTATCTTGGCAGTATCGGGCAATTCCAAAAGCGGTTTGTCATTCCAATTGAAAAGGATAATAAAAAGGAAAGAATTGAACGGCTTCAGTCACTCATTCGTCCATTCCTGTTGCGGAGAACGAAAAAGGATGAAGAGGTTGCCCTTAACTTGCCTGATAAGCTTGAGCAGAAGGAATATTGCGGCTTAACCCCTGAACAGGCAGCCCTTTATGAACAGCTTGTTACGGATACATTTGTGCGGATAGAGCAGCTGACCGGCTTTGAAAGAAAAGGACTCGTATTACAGATGCTAAGCAGGCTGAAGCAGCTTTGCAACCATCCTGCCTTGTATTTGAAGGAAGAAAATCCTGCTCAATTAATCGACCGCTCCACCAAAATGGAGAAACTTGCCGAACTTGTTGATGCTATTCTAGAGCAAGGAGAAAGCTGCCTGATTTTCACTCAATATATTGAGATGGGTCATATGATTCAAGAAATGATCAAAAAGAAATACAAGGTAGACGTACCTTTCTTGAATGGCAGTGTGCCGAAAAACACAAGGGATACACTGATACAGCAATTCCAAAATAATGAGTTCCCTGTGTTCCTCCTGTCTTTAAAGGCTGGAGGAACGGGACTAAACCTGACTGCAGCAAACCATGTAATTCATTATGACCGCTGGTGGAATCCGGCTGTAGAGAATCAGGCTACAGACCGTGCATACAGAATAGGACAAACAAAATTTGTTCATGTTCATAAGATGATCTGCACAGGAACATTGGAAGAAAAAATAGATGCTATGCTTGAGAAAAAACAATCGTTGAATGACCAAATCATCCAAAATGAAAATTGGCTGACAGAGCTTTCAACAGATGACCTGAAGGATCTTGTATCCCTCTCTTAA
- a CDS encoding S8 family serine peptidase, producing the protein MQKGKILIFVIMLFMLFSNSVLAAGIPNKVESTKGKDNQLTVKKISGSDVKEKYKDTDTVRVVVEMATEPTVDYAQKQDKQVKELPKATKKKLKEDKLAEQKEVKAKVKQEKVKFTEKESFTTIFNGFSGEMKYGDIKTVEELPEVAKVHIVNSYERPDEETDMVYSKELVQAQEAWRDYGYKGEGMVVGVIDTGIDQNHRDMILSEGTEGELTKSEVDKAKTDTGLLGNYYTEKVPYGYNYMDENNIIQDVAEGASMHGMHVAGTVGANGDEENGGIKGIAPEAQVLALKVFGNDPNMQSTWGDIYIKAIDDAIILGADVINMSLGSTAGFVAEDSPEQQAISKAVNNGILMSISAGNSAHLGSGFANPQSSNPDIGVSGSPGLAYDSVQVASVENNFMKLDGLNYTIGEENGQAAFLSAGSVHPNDLEQKDFELSYAGLGKPENFNSDVKGKYALIQRGEIGFVDKAINAQNAGAAGVIIYNNTDGFVSMASDPAIKIPQLFLQKTDGDKLAAVLEQNETVSINFDGSQVTAANPEAGKMSAFTSWGLTPNLDFKPEITAPGGQIYSTLENNQYGVMSGTSMAAPHVSGGSALILERVDSEFGATGFDRVRIAKNLLMNTSEPVTDIGTVNSAFEWDIPYSPRRQGAGLMQLHSALQSPVIVTENKTDEAKVSLKEVGNTFSFTLKAENFSDKAVSYDITANLQTDFAAYGELGYSADVLEAQEILDASILIDGKKEKTVKIGANKSKKIKVTVDLSKAKVVEPSLTGDFETPVAIDQVFENGYFAEGFVTFTDPTDMNADLNVPYVGFKGDWNKAPILDGMKYDTESFYGMSGAVTTDGEDFSYLGYDPVNDKYTKEGIAFSPNGDGIQEDIIPVLSFLRNAKTAEFSIVDKNGKTVRTLLTEEEVTKDYYDSGNGTSYKLDSDWAWDGKVNNKLVDGQYYYRISATIDYPGAKPQIVDIPVKVDTKSPSVKAELTENNKVLAVAASDDKNGSGIAYVDILKDGKSLLEKPLSADSESYTLSKALNAGESLTVVAYDYAGNAAETKLTATDTKKDTTIPVVSLNDPEALGIFNTLEVPFTGTIKDESAIKELIIAGKTIPTTLNQETGEYEFSQSLPFKSGVHAFEVKAVDAADNTAVFKRTIMVDNEKASLQLSGLPINRIVKANKKSVTVDVTARDNFDELKLTLNGSQLFAQKFKEPYAMRSIEKKLKKVELMLEPGLNEFTFEAIDLGGNKTSKTIYFYKLGKTEKQSSKTVVPADKE; encoded by the coding sequence ATGCAAAAAGGGAAGATTTTAATCTTTGTCATTATGCTGTTTATGTTATTTTCCAATAGCGTCTTAGCTGCTGGCATACCAAATAAGGTGGAAAGTACTAAGGGGAAGGACAACCAGCTTACAGTAAAAAAAATCAGCGGCAGTGATGTAAAGGAGAAATATAAAGACACAGATACTGTCCGGGTCGTAGTCGAGATGGCAACAGAGCCGACTGTCGATTATGCTCAGAAACAGGACAAGCAAGTAAAGGAGCTGCCTAAAGCAACGAAGAAGAAGCTGAAAGAAGATAAACTTGCAGAACAGAAGGAAGTCAAGGCGAAGGTAAAGCAGGAAAAAGTCAAATTTACAGAAAAGGAAAGCTTTACAACAATCTTCAACGGGTTTAGTGGTGAAATGAAATATGGTGACATTAAAACCGTGGAAGAGCTTCCGGAAGTGGCAAAAGTACATATCGTAAATTCATATGAAAGACCAGACGAAGAAACAGATATGGTATACAGCAAAGAGCTTGTTCAAGCCCAAGAAGCTTGGCGGGATTATGGTTATAAAGGAGAAGGAATGGTTGTCGGTGTCATTGATACTGGAATCGATCAAAATCATCGAGATATGATTTTGTCTGAAGGGACAGAAGGGGAACTAACGAAATCTGAGGTAGACAAAGCTAAAACGGATACTGGCCTACTAGGCAATTACTACACAGAAAAGGTTCCGTATGGCTACAATTATATGGATGAAAACAATATTATCCAAGATGTTGCCGAAGGGGCAAGCATGCATGGTATGCATGTAGCTGGAACTGTCGGTGCGAATGGTGATGAAGAAAATGGCGGGATTAAGGGAATTGCTCCAGAGGCTCAAGTGCTTGCACTTAAAGTTTTCGGAAATGACCCTAATATGCAGTCCACATGGGGTGATATCTATATTAAAGCAATCGATGATGCAATCATCCTTGGTGCAGATGTCATTAACATGAGCTTAGGATCCACAGCTGGGTTCGTAGCAGAGGATTCTCCAGAACAGCAGGCAATCAGCAAGGCTGTTAATAACGGCATTCTTATGTCCATTTCAGCAGGAAACTCTGCACATTTAGGCAGCGGCTTTGCAAACCCGCAAAGCTCTAATCCGGACATCGGCGTGTCTGGTTCACCAGGCTTGGCCTATGACAGTGTCCAAGTAGCTTCTGTTGAAAATAATTTTATGAAATTGGATGGCTTGAATTATACAATTGGTGAAGAAAATGGACAAGCAGCCTTCTTATCAGCTGGCAGTGTCCATCCCAATGATTTAGAGCAGAAGGACTTCGAGCTTTCTTATGCAGGGCTTGGAAAGCCAGAAAACTTTAACAGTGATGTTAAAGGGAAGTACGCGCTTATTCAAAGGGGAGAAATAGGATTTGTGGATAAGGCAATAAATGCCCAGAATGCTGGTGCTGCTGGAGTAATCATCTACAACAATACAGATGGATTTGTCAGTATGGCAAGTGACCCAGCTATTAAAATTCCGCAACTGTTCCTTCAGAAAACAGATGGAGATAAATTAGCAGCTGTCTTGGAGCAGAATGAAACAGTGTCTATTAATTTTGATGGCAGCCAAGTGACAGCAGCTAATCCTGAAGCCGGCAAAATGAGTGCCTTTACTTCATGGGGATTAACACCAAATCTTGATTTCAAACCAGAAATCACCGCACCTGGTGGTCAGATTTATTCTACATTAGAAAACAATCAATATGGGGTGATGAGTGGTACTTCCATGGCAGCACCGCATGTATCAGGCGGATCTGCCTTAATATTGGAAAGAGTGGACAGTGAATTTGGGGCAACAGGCTTTGATCGTGTCCGCATTGCCAAGAATTTGCTGATGAATACCTCTGAGCCTGTAACGGATATCGGTACAGTAAACAGCGCATTTGAATGGGATATTCCTTATTCACCGCGGAGACAGGGAGCAGGCTTAATGCAGCTTCATTCTGCCCTGCAATCGCCAGTCATCGTAACGGAAAATAAAACGGATGAGGCAAAGGTATCCTTAAAAGAGGTAGGCAATACATTCAGCTTTACCTTAAAGGCGGAAAACTTTAGCGATAAAGCAGTTTCATATGACATTACTGCGAATCTACAAACGGATTTTGCAGCATATGGAGAGCTAGGCTATAGTGCAGATGTTCTTGAAGCACAGGAAATTCTTGATGCGAGCATCTTGATTGACGGCAAAAAAGAGAAAACAGTGAAAATCGGGGCAAACAAAAGCAAAAAAATTAAAGTTACTGTCGATTTGAGCAAAGCAAAGGTAGTTGAACCATCCTTAACTGGAGACTTTGAAACACCTGTCGCGATTGATCAAGTGTTTGAAAACGGCTATTTTGCTGAAGGCTTTGTAACATTCACAGACCCGACAGACATGAATGCAGACTTGAATGTCCCTTATGTAGGCTTTAAAGGGGATTGGAACAAGGCTCCTATTCTTGACGGAATGAAATATGATACAGAGTCTTTCTATGGCATGAGTGGAGCAGTAACTACAGATGGAGAAGATTTCTCCTACTTAGGTTATGATCCTGTAAACGATAAATATACGAAGGAAGGCATTGCATTTTCACCTAATGGAGATGGTATTCAGGAAGATATCATTCCAGTGCTTTCATTCCTGCGCAATGCAAAAACCGCCGAGTTCTCTATTGTAGACAAAAACGGGAAAACAGTGCGTACCCTTCTTACAGAGGAAGAAGTGACAAAGGATTATTATGACAGCGGCAACGGAACATCCTACAAGCTCGACAGCGATTGGGCATGGGATGGAAAAGTGAACAATAAGCTAGTGGATGGTCAATACTACTATCGTATCAGCGCTACGATTGATTATCCTGGTGCTAAACCGCAAATTGTTGATATCCCAGTGAAGGTCGACACGAAATCTCCATCTGTTAAAGCAGAGCTGACAGAAAATAATAAAGTGCTTGCAGTAGCTGCTTCAGATGATAAGAACGGGTCTGGTATCGCATATGTAGATATTTTGAAAGATGGAAAGTCCCTTTTAGAAAAACCATTAAGTGCTGACAGTGAAAGTTATACATTGTCCAAAGCGTTAAATGCTGGTGAAAGTCTGACAGTTGTTGCTTATGATTATGCTGGAAATGCAGCAGAAACAAAGCTTACAGCAACAGATACTAAAAAGGATACAACCATCCCAGTTGTTTCTTTAAATGATCCAGAAGCGCTTGGTATTTTTAATACGTTAGAGGTGCCTTTCACAGGCACGATTAAAGATGAATCAGCAATTAAGGAACTAATCATTGCTGGGAAGACGATTCCAACAACGCTTAATCAAGAAACAGGAGAATATGAATTCAGCCAAAGCTTGCCTTTCAAGAGCGGTGTCCACGCTTTTGAAGTAAAGGCGGTAGACGCTGCAGATAATACGGCAGTCTTCAAAAGAACGATTATGGTTGATAATGAGAAGGCATCTCTGCAATTAAGTGGTTTGCCAATAAACCGTATCGTAAAAGCAAACAAGAAAAGTGTAACAGTTGACGTTACAGCACGTGATAATTTTGATGAGCTGAAGCTTACCCTTAACGGCAGCCAGCTGTTTGCACAGAAATTTAAAGAGCCGTATGCAATGAGAAGTATAGAGAAAAAGCTTAAGAAGGTGGAGCTTATGCTTGAACCAGGCCTAAACGAATTCACTTTTGAAGCAATAGATCTTGGAGGTAATAAAACATCCAAGACAATCTATTTCTACAAGCTCGGAAAAACGGAGAAGCAATCAAGTAAAACAGTTGTTCCTGCTGATAAAGAATAG
- a CDS encoding YwpF-like family protein: MKTFKLISIQLLQGGNATAIPILDGLIINKEDDHHNWLIELYMAHTDYSFFENALNDGQKLLVHAVISKKENDPAPFEVIVHSVSKFTDTISVLLQGSLMRNRKDYAEMLLDHLLESGYEGRVLSERFKELMHSKQQLFVEKNTD, from the coding sequence GTGAAGACATTCAAACTTATCTCCATTCAGCTGCTGCAAGGGGGGAACGCAACAGCAATACCTATTTTAGACGGATTAATTATCAATAAAGAGGATGACCATCATAATTGGCTGATCGAATTATATATGGCTCACACAGATTACTCTTTTTTTGAAAACGCGCTAAATGATGGACAAAAGCTACTAGTACATGCTGTCATTTCTAAAAAGGAAAATGACCCCGCACCGTTTGAAGTCATTGTCCATTCTGTCAGTAAATTTACGGACACAATCAGTGTGCTGCTGCAAGGGAGCTTGATGAGGAATCGCAAGGATTATGCAGAGATGCTGCTTGATCATCTCCTTGAAAGCGGCTATGAAGGCCGTGTGCTGTCTGAAAGGTTTAAAGAACTGATGCACAGCAAACAGCAGCTCTTTGTAGAAAAAAATACAGACTAA
- the fabZ gene encoding 3-hydroxyacyl-ACP dehydratase FabZ — MLDINQIKEIIPHRYPFLLVDRILEVEEGKRAVGIKNVSANEEYFNGHFPEFPVMPGVLIVEALAQVGAVAMLIKEENKGRLAFFAGVDSCRFKKQVYPGDQLRLEVEMTRVRGNFGKGKCVATVDGEIACEAEIMFALGDKKEE; from the coding sequence ATGTTAGATATAAATCAAATTAAAGAAATCATTCCCCATCGTTACCCATTCTTGCTGGTCGACCGCATCTTAGAGGTCGAGGAAGGAAAGCGTGCAGTCGGAATCAAGAATGTTTCAGCAAATGAAGAGTACTTTAATGGTCACTTTCCAGAATTCCCAGTAATGCCAGGTGTGCTTATCGTTGAAGCATTGGCTCAAGTTGGAGCTGTGGCGATGCTGATTAAAGAAGAAAATAAAGGAAGACTTGCTTTCTTTGCAGGTGTTGACAGCTGCCGCTTCAAAAAACAGGTATACCCTGGCGATCAGCTTCGTCTCGAAGTAGAAATGACAAGAGTGCGCGGAAACTTTGGCAAAGGAAAATGTGTTGCTACTGTAGACGGTGAAATAGCGTGTGAAGCAGAAATCATGTTTGCATTAGGAGATAAAAAAGAAGAATAG
- a CDS encoding DNA-directed RNA polymerase subunit beta, translating into MSVNTSSQEVMKTREQIREERQDNNSQEKSSSRFGRVRMFPIWLRLILIIVLTAVSITAGAVIGYSVIGDGKAGDTFKKSTWTHIIDLVEKE; encoded by the coding sequence ATGTCAGTTAATACAAGCAGTCAAGAAGTCATGAAGACAAGGGAGCAGATAAGGGAAGAAAGACAAGATAATAACTCGCAAGAGAAGTCTTCTTCAAGGTTTGGCAGAGTTCGGATGTTCCCGATTTGGCTACGGTTAATCTTAATTATTGTATTGACAGCTGTAAGCATCACAGCCGGTGCTGTAATTGGCTATAGTGTTATCGGTGACGGTAAAGCTGGAGATACTTTCAAAAAGTCGACATGGACACATATAATAGATCTTGTTGAGAAAGAATAA
- a CDS encoding flagellar hook-basal body protein, which produces MNRTMLIATNTLTQLQKQMDTISNNMANVDTTGYKKNNATFTDLLVQQVNNQKDLAQEVNRQTPNGIRQGNGAMVAQTQTVMTQGTLKTTNRPLDTAFTSEGQLYRVLVQNGQNTEVQYTRDGAFYLSPVSNTENMLVTKQGYAVLDENNNPIMLDKNVSQYTLSETGTLSATLNNGQTQNVNLGVTAVNYPQFLEKKGDNLYGLPANLDELNMTRDQVLTDLDGALRGEVSVQQNVLEQSNVDMSKEMVNLMSTQRSYQFQSRAITIADQMMGLVNEIR; this is translated from the coding sequence ATGAACAGAACGATGCTTATCGCTACAAATACATTGACACAGTTGCAAAAACAAATGGATACAATCAGTAATAATATGGCTAATGTTGATACGACTGGTTACAAAAAGAATAATGCTACATTCACTGATTTGCTTGTCCAACAGGTTAATAACCAAAAGGATCTTGCGCAGGAGGTTAACCGTCAGACTCCTAATGGCATTAGACAAGGAAACGGTGCAATGGTTGCCCAGACCCAGACAGTTATGACACAAGGCACTTTAAAAACGACGAACCGTCCGTTGGATACGGCATTTACGTCAGAGGGCCAGCTTTACCGTGTGCTTGTCCAAAATGGGCAAAACACTGAAGTTCAATACACAAGAGACGGTGCTTTTTATTTGTCTCCGGTATCAAATACGGAAAACATGCTTGTGACAAAGCAGGGGTATGCAGTTCTTGATGAAAATAATAATCCGATAATGCTCGATAAAAACGTAAGTCAATATACTTTATCAGAAACAGGTACTCTATCTGCAACTCTGAACAATGGACAGACTCAGAACGTTAATCTAGGTGTGACAGCTGTTAATTATCCTCAATTCCTTGAGAAAAAGGGAGATAATCTGTATGGTTTGCCTGCCAATCTAGATGAGCTTAACATGACGAGAGATCAAGTTCTGACAGATTTGGACGGAGCACTACGCGGAGAAGTTTCCGTCCAGCAGAATGTTCTGGAACAATCCAATGTTGATATGAGCAAGGAAATGGTTAACTTAATGTCGACACAGCGCTCCTATCAGTTTCAGTCAAGAGCTATCACTATTGCTGATCAGATGATGGGATTAGTAAATGAGATACGCTAA